One part of the Coffea eugenioides isolate CCC68of chromosome 10, Ceug_1.0, whole genome shotgun sequence genome encodes these proteins:
- the LOC113750624 gene encoding uncharacterized protein LOC113750624, with amino-acid sequence MTLRSGKKIQGPELVTPMDKDKGKIEKELQVENTSTKNSVVLPDPIIDVKTNPPPFPCRLEKPKKQDKEKEILEVFRKVKINIPLLDAIKQVSKYAKFLKDLCVNRRRLRGDERVIVGENLSAVLQRKLPPKCGDPDRFTVPCKIGNTLIRNTLLDLGASINVMPKSMYASLNLGPLKETEIIIQLADRTNAYPDELVEDVLVKVNELIFPTDFYVLDIDDDHSSDPSPLLLGRPFLSTAQTKIDVNKGTLSMEFDGELVHFNIFDTMEYPVNSHPVFAIHAINPSVQEFSEFACRDKFIFTENKYKGMKVLCEVKRNRKLRKNTAFKGYLDPGGGPPISRKIELHLD; translated from the coding sequence ATGACTTTAAGAAGCGGGAAGAAAATTCAGGGGCCCGAACTCGTGACTCCAATGGATAAGGACAAAGGGAAGATTGAGAAAGAACTTCAGGTAGAGAATACAAGCACCAAAAATTCAGTGGTACTCCCTGACCCGATCATAGACGTTAAAACTAATCCCCCTCCATTTCCTTGCAGGTTGGAGAAACCGAAGAAACAGGATAAGGAGAAAGAGATCCTGGAGGTGTTTCGCAAGGTAAAAATCAATATCCCCCTGCTAGACGCCATCAAGCAAGTGTCGAAGTATGCAAAATTTCTGAAGGACCTATGTGTCAATCGAAGGAGGCtgaggggagatgaaagagTTATTGTTGGAGAGAATTTGTCAGCAGTTCTCCAAAGAAAGCTACCACCAAAGTGTGGGGATCCAGATAGGTTTACTGTCCCATGTAAGATAGGTAATACTCTGATTAGGAATACCCTGTTGGACTTAGGTGCATCGATCAACGTAATGCCTAAATCTATGTATGCTTCTCTGAACCTcggtccattaaaagaaaccgagataataattcaattagctgaccgaACAAATGCATACCCTGATGAGTTGGTAGAGGATGTGCTGGTTAAAGTTAATGAATTGATATTCCCGACTGActtttatgtacttgacatAGATGATGATCATTCCTCTGACCCCTCACCTTTGCTattaggtagaccctttttgAGCACAGCACAGACAAAAATTGACGTTAATAAGGGTACATTGTCCATGGAATTCGATGGAGAACtagtccactttaatatttttgatacaatggAATATCCTGTTAACTCTCACCCTGTGTTTGCTATTCATGCTATTAatccctctgtgcaagaattttctgaATTTGCTTGTAGGGATAAATTCATATTTACTGAGAACAAGTATAAGGGGATGAAAGTACTGTGTGAGGTGAAAAGGAACagaaaattaagaaagaatACTGCATTCAAAGGCTATTTGGATCCTGGAGGAGGGCCACCGATTTCCAGGAAAATTGAGTTACACCTAGATTGA
- the LOC113750623 gene encoding uncharacterized protein LOC113750623, whose product MPRSSRTGELIFDPEVEKPTRRMRKETRQLREEHSSATYQRLELEVEPTDSLGDFSSDSDWEEVTMANARTLRELAAPNLNQQLLCITFPNLNDNTPFELKSGLIHLLPSFHGLSSKEPYKHLQEFDGVCNSMKPLSITEEQIKMRAFPFSLKDSAKDWLYYPPPGSITTWDQLKKKFLDKYFPASRVASLRKKICGIKQYPGESLYEYWERFKKLCIIDAASGGALVNKIPREAWELIEGMTENSQQFGTREDVPIRKVNEVETSSIQQQLTELTSFVRQLAVGNASQAKMCGICTGMGHSTDMCPMIQKESAEQVNMAGHAPAPRKQYNLYSSTYNSGWRDHPNLSYGGNRQSNFGPNRQQGYQQQYQPRPPPPPSSSPSLEEMMKQFIATTAQRQQKTDFEMQDIRNQISQMAISINRLESQVNGRLPSQPELNL is encoded by the exons ATGCCtcgttcttctcgtacaggtgagtTAATTTTTGACCCCGAGGTAGAGAAGCCCACACGCAGAATGAGAAAAGAGACCAGACAGCTTAGAGAAGAGCACTCCAGTGCCACATATCAAAGACTTGAGCTAGAGGTGGAGCCAACAGATTCGCTTGGTGATTTTTCAAGCGATTCAGATTGGGAAGAAGTCACTATGGCTAATGCccgaacattaagggagttggctgctcccaACTTGAATCAGCAGCTTCTGTGCATTACTTTTCCAAATTTAAATGATAACACTCcatttgaattaaaatctggtctaattcatctTCTACCGTCTTTTCATGGTTTATCAAGTAAGGAGCCGTATAAGCATCTGCAAGAGTTTGATGGCGTGTGCAATAGTATGAAGCCCCTGAGCATCACAGAAGAACAAATTAAAATGAGAGCATTCCCCTTCTCCTTGAAAGATTCTgcaaaagattggttgtactACCCGCCAccaggtagtatcaccacgtgggatcaattgaagaaaaaattcttagATAAGTATTTTCCCGCATCTCGAGTTGCAAGtctaagaaagaaaatttgCGGTATCAAACAGTACCCAGGGGAGTCGctctatgagtactgggagCGATTCAAGAAATT GTGTATCATTGATGCTGCGAGTGGAGGGGCATTGGTGAACAAAATCCCTCGAGAAGCATGGGAACTAATTGAGGGAATGACAGAGAATTCGCAGCAATTTGGTACGAGGGAGGATGTCCCAATACGCAAGGTGAATGAGGTAGAGACATCCTCTATCCAGCAGCAGTTGACGGAGTTAACCTCGTTTGTTAGGCAACTGGCTGTAGGGAACGCATCTCAGGCCAAGATGTGTGGGATTTGCACCGGTATGGGTCATTCAACAGACATGTGCCCAATGATTCAGAAAGAAAGTGCAGAGCAAGTGAACATGGCTGGtcacgcgcccgcgccaagaaagcAGTACAACCTTTATTCAAGCACCTACAATTCTGGTTGGAGGGACCACCCCAATCTCAGCTATGGAGGGAACAGGCAGTCCAATTTCGGACCAAATAGGCAGCAAGGATACCAGCAGCAGTACCAACCCCGACCACCTCCGCCACCGAGCTCTAGCCCATCtttggaggagatgatgaaGCAATTTATAGCTACCACAGCGCAACGTCAGCAAAAGACAGACTTTGAAATGCAGGACATAAGAAATCAGATAAGTCAGATGGCAATATCAATCAACCGTCTGGAGTCTCAAGTAAATGGAAGATTGCCATCCCAACCTGAACTGAACCTGTAG